Proteins from one Paraburkholderia acidisoli genomic window:
- a CDS encoding RibD family protein produces MRPRIICHMMSSIDGKLHPSRYSMPHGFDRRHFVTQYENVAASLGGDGWLVGRVTMAEIVKDERSASIATGATGTREAWLNPERKPTFAIGLDPDGKLHYPRPTVGEEQIAAVLGEHVSDAYLAELRQSGVSYVFAGKDGHDLQAGVEALGNTLGIKTLLLEGGAGINAAFLKAGLIDELSVLICPGIDGVRGVQTIFEGPEENRPGYGQSLAFQSVETLEGGSVWLRYRVEHGERAN; encoded by the coding sequence ATGCGCCCCCGAATCATCTGCCACATGATGTCGTCGATCGACGGTAAATTGCATCCGAGCCGTTATTCGATGCCGCACGGTTTCGACCGGCGCCATTTCGTGACGCAATACGAAAACGTCGCGGCCAGTCTGGGCGGCGACGGCTGGCTCGTCGGCCGCGTGACGATGGCCGAAATCGTGAAGGACGAGCGCAGCGCGTCCATCGCAACGGGCGCTACGGGCACGCGCGAAGCGTGGCTCAATCCCGAACGCAAGCCCACCTTCGCGATCGGGCTGGACCCCGACGGCAAGCTGCACTACCCGCGGCCCACCGTGGGCGAAGAACAGATCGCCGCCGTGCTCGGCGAGCACGTCTCGGACGCCTATCTCGCCGAGTTGCGCCAGAGCGGCGTCTCGTACGTTTTCGCGGGGAAGGACGGCCACGATCTGCAAGCGGGCGTCGAGGCACTGGGCAACACCCTGGGCATCAAGACGCTGCTGCTCGAAGGCGGCGCGGGCATCAATGCGGCTTTTCTGAAAGCCGGTTTGATCGACGAACTCAGTGTGTTGATTTGCCCCGGCATCGACGGCGTGCGCGGCGTGCAAACGATCTTCGAAGGCCCGGAGGAAAATCGGCCCGGCTACGGCCAATCGCTCGCATTCCAGTCGGTGGAGACGCTCGAGGGTGGCAGTGTTTGGCTGCGCTATCGCGTCGAGCATGGCGAGCGCGCCAATTAA
- a CDS encoding NAD(P)-dependent alcohol dehydrogenase, whose product MKAARMHEYGQPLVLEDVPVPDIKPDEILVQVKACGMCRSDVQLVDGYFRKYADIPTPITLGHEITGVVHAIGNIVPEAAGFREGDHVVVAPGWGDGICRHCQIGNTHICPNVRWPGFGPVGGFAEFLPVPARYLIKVDKRLPFETLAPLTDAGLTPYRGIKKLRDSGAMGPDRVVGVFGIGGLGGYAVQYAKILGGGARVVALARNPEKLAIAKEYGADYIVDIKGKTSADISKELAQLTGQKDLDAMIDCAGAPEMVQLAMSLLSISGHYVDVGLVGDRIDIPLFPRVSREQTLHGSFWGNNIDLMEVMALAAEDKIRHTVTTFSFDQLNDYINRLRVGEIVGRAVMKW is encoded by the coding sequence ATGAAAGCAGCACGCATGCATGAATACGGCCAGCCTCTCGTTCTGGAGGACGTGCCTGTACCCGATATCAAACCCGACGAAATTCTCGTGCAGGTGAAAGCCTGTGGAATGTGCCGTTCCGACGTGCAACTCGTGGACGGCTATTTCCGCAAATACGCGGATATTCCAACGCCTATCACGCTCGGCCACGAAATCACCGGTGTCGTGCACGCGATCGGCAATATCGTGCCCGAGGCGGCCGGCTTTCGCGAGGGCGACCATGTCGTGGTGGCGCCGGGTTGGGGCGACGGCATTTGCCGTCATTGCCAGATCGGCAATACGCATATTTGTCCCAACGTGCGTTGGCCGGGTTTCGGGCCGGTGGGCGGTTTCGCCGAGTTTCTGCCGGTGCCCGCGCGCTATCTGATCAAGGTCGACAAGCGGCTGCCGTTCGAAACGCTCGCGCCGCTGACCGACGCGGGACTCACGCCGTATCGCGGCATCAAGAAGCTACGCGATTCCGGCGCGATGGGTCCGGACCGCGTGGTGGGCGTGTTCGGCATCGGCGGGCTGGGCGGTTATGCGGTGCAGTACGCGAAGATACTCGGCGGCGGCGCGCGCGTGGTGGCGCTCGCACGCAATCCCGAGAAACTCGCGATCGCGAAGGAATATGGCGCCGACTATATCGTCGATATCAAAGGCAAAACGTCGGCGGATATCAGCAAGGAACTCGCCCAACTCACTGGGCAGAAAGATCTCGACGCCATGATCGATTGCGCGGGCGCGCCCGAGATGGTGCAACTCGCCATGAGCCTGCTGTCGATCAGCGGTCATTATGTCGATGTCGGGCTGGTGGGGGATCGCATCGATATTCCGCTTTTCCCGCGTGTGTCGCGCGAGCAAACGCTGCATGGTTCGTTCTGGGGCAACAATATCGACCTGATGGAAGTCATGGCGCTCGCGGCGGAAGACAAGATCCGCCATACCGTCACGACCTTCTCGTTCGATCAGCTCAACGACTATATCAACCGCCTGCGCGTGGGCGAGATCGTTGGCCGTGCTGTCATGAAGTGGTAA
- a CDS encoding SDR family NAD(P)-dependent oxidoreductase: MKDYKGKVVVVTGGATGIGFALAKQFALQGALLLIAGIQRERLKAAVEALAPHAARVECFECDVTQREQVEALAEFAWQQFGRADVIVNNAGVGPIPSTVIDSKPEDVQKVLNVNLFGVWNGVSIFGRRFIAQGTPAAIYNVGSENAFFNAIPEGAGYILSKHAVLAMTVALREEVPKHIEVALICPGLVRSELARETEQGMDTDAYAALVMRQLLAGEFYIVSHAFNMVRIHARWREIEAAFAKYAPRYTGDVEFDVRTLGVKNNWYPGYPNAAAEDLPV; the protein is encoded by the coding sequence ATGAAGGATTACAAAGGTAAGGTGGTTGTCGTGACGGGCGGGGCGACCGGCATCGGTTTCGCGCTCGCGAAACAGTTCGCTTTGCAGGGCGCCTTGTTGCTGATCGCGGGTATTCAGCGCGAGCGTCTGAAAGCCGCCGTGGAGGCACTCGCGCCGCATGCGGCTCGCGTGGAATGCTTCGAGTGCGACGTCACACAACGCGAGCAGGTCGAGGCGCTCGCCGAATTTGCCTGGCAGCAGTTCGGCCGTGCCGATGTGATCGTCAATAACGCGGGCGTGGGCCCCATTCCGTCGACCGTTATCGATTCGAAGCCCGAAGACGTGCAGAAAGTGCTGAACGTGAATCTGTTCGGGGTATGGAACGGCGTGTCCATCTTCGGGCGGCGCTTCATCGCTCAAGGTACGCCCGCTGCGATCTACAACGTCGGCTCCGAAAACGCGTTCTTCAATGCGATACCCGAAGGCGCTGGGTATATCCTGAGTAAGCACGCGGTGCTGGCCATGACGGTTGCCTTGCGCGAAGAGGTGCCGAAGCACATCGAAGTCGCGCTGATCTGCCCGGGACTCGTGCGCTCGGAACTGGCGAGAGAGACCGAACAGGGCATGGACACCGACGCCTACGCGGCGCTCGTAATGCGCCAACTGCTCGCCGGCGAGTTCTATATTGTTTCTCATGCCTTCAACATGGTGCGGATTCACGCGCGCTGGCGCGAGATCGAGGCGGCGTTCGCGAAATACGCACCGCGCTACACGGGCGATGTCGAATTCGACGTGCGCACGCTCGGTGTCAAGAACAATTGGTATCCCGGCTATCCCAACGCGGCCGCGGAAGATCTGCCGGTTTGA
- a CDS encoding enoyl-CoA hydratase/isomerase family protein — protein MTRIVHPAQALLTSLSGFRVEFSEVSARVDIVLDRPPFNVVTMEQREQLRLVFEALDDDPQIRVIVLRSVGEHFSMGGDIVGLGGISAEDISNLAWNVSAPARCSKPVIAANRGYCFGVGFELSLACDFRLATETTMYALSEQRIGQLPGSGGSARLQKMVGIGRTKDIIMRSRQISGPQAFDWGIVTEFVPDSDLESATDDMVRELLAFSPLAQRAAKRLLNDIDDSSLSMGIEMEGHINGRLHNSDYREGFEAL, from the coding sequence ATGACCAGGATTGTTCATCCGGCGCAAGCACTGCTCACCAGTCTCAGCGGCTTTCGCGTGGAGTTTTCCGAGGTGAGCGCGCGCGTGGATATCGTGCTGGACCGGCCGCCATTCAATGTCGTCACCATGGAGCAGCGCGAGCAACTGCGCCTCGTATTCGAGGCACTCGACGACGATCCGCAAATTCGTGTGATCGTATTGCGCTCCGTGGGAGAACACTTTTCGATGGGCGGTGACATCGTGGGGCTTGGCGGCATTTCGGCGGAGGATATTTCCAATCTCGCGTGGAATGTGTCGGCGCCCGCACGTTGCAGCAAGCCCGTCATTGCCGCGAATCGCGGCTACTGCTTCGGCGTGGGTTTCGAGTTGTCGCTTGCGTGCGATTTCCGGCTTGCAACGGAAACGACCATGTACGCGCTCTCGGAGCAGCGCATTGGGCAGCTTCCCGGTTCGGGTGGCTCGGCCAGGCTGCAGAAAATGGTGGGAATCGGCCGCACCAAAGACATCATCATGCGCTCGCGGCAAATCTCGGGACCGCAGGCTTTCGACTGGGGCATCGTGACCGAGTTCGTGCCCGACAGCGATCTGGAGAGCGCCACCGACGACATGGTGCGCGAGCTGCTGGCGTTTTCGCCGCTCGCGCAACGTGCGGCGAAACGGCTGCTCAACGATATCGACGATTCGTCGTTGTCGATGGGGATCGAAATGGAAGGCCATATCAACGGCAGACTTCACAATTCCGATTATCGCGAAGGCTTCGAGGCGCTTTGA
- a CDS encoding response regulator transcription factor, with amino-acid sequence MYVIDDDEQLRLSLGGLLRSVGHRVELFETPLEFVNFGREDVPSCLILDVRLRGENGLAFQRSVTKLVPNIPILFISGYADVEMSVKAMKAGAMDFFTKPFREQEMLDAVAQALIRDADRLAADSALTELRQRFDALTPKEHEVLEFVLSGLLNKQIADEMHVSEITVKLHRGHVMRKMGVMSVVDLVRDAQRLGVEPRKPPRRRL; translated from the coding sequence GTGTACGTCATCGACGACGACGAACAACTGAGGTTGTCGTTGGGCGGGTTGTTGCGCTCCGTCGGGCACCGTGTCGAACTCTTCGAGACGCCGCTCGAATTCGTCAATTTCGGGCGGGAAGACGTGCCGAGCTGCCTGATTCTCGACGTGAGATTGCGGGGCGAGAACGGCTTGGCGTTTCAGCGTTCGGTCACGAAACTCGTACCCAATATTCCGATCCTGTTTATTTCCGGTTATGCCGACGTCGAGATGTCCGTGAAAGCGATGAAGGCGGGCGCCATGGATTTTTTCACCAAGCCGTTTCGCGAGCAGGAGATGCTCGACGCCGTGGCGCAGGCGCTGATTCGCGATGCGGACCGCCTCGCCGCCGACTCCGCGCTGACTGAACTCCGTCAGCGTTTCGACGCGCTCACGCCGAAAGAGCACGAGGTGCTGGAATTCGTGCTTTCCGGACTGCTCAACAAACAGATCGCCGACGAAATGCACGTAAGCGAAATCACGGTGAAATTGCATCGCGGCCATGTCATGCGAAAGATGGGGGTGATGTCGGTGGTCGATCTCGTGCGCGACGCCCAGCGGTTAGGCGTCGAACCACGCAAGCCGCCGCGCCGCCGCCTGTGA
- a CDS encoding GFA family protein has protein sequence MVFLQRTRSRIMAKKHTGQCACGAVKFEFETDPTFIADCYCKDCQKAGGGAMATFFAIPESDFTLLSGTPKAFHYTAQSGNGLDRNFCPECGARLFTSNLAGFPKTVFVTIGSLDNSDGIAPILEMFTKRRLKWTQHLDVPQFTDMPG, from the coding sequence ATGGTGTTTCTTCAACGAACGAGGTCCCGGATCATGGCAAAAAAACACACTGGTCAGTGCGCGTGCGGCGCGGTGAAATTCGAGTTCGAAACCGACCCCACGTTTATCGCCGATTGCTATTGCAAGGATTGCCAGAAAGCCGGCGGCGGCGCCATGGCGACGTTCTTCGCCATTCCCGAAAGCGATTTCACGCTACTCAGCGGCACGCCGAAAGCCTTTCACTACACCGCGCAATCGGGCAACGGCCTCGACCGCAACTTTTGCCCCGAGTGCGGCGCGCGCCTGTTCACGAGCAACCTGGCAGGGTTTCCCAAGACCGTGTTCGTGACTATCGGAAGTCTGGACAATTCCGATGGCATTGCGCCCATACTCGAAATGTTCACCAAGCGCCGCCTCAAATGGACGCAGCACCTGGACGTACCTCAGTTCACCGACATGCCGGGTTGA
- a CDS encoding alpha/beta fold hydrolase, producing the protein MDTIIGQLSSNRRQVLAASAGVAVAALTAPAIAMAEATAGNGHARTASPSHASRGERFTADSVTVKDGTRIYFKDWGSGKPVVLSHGWPLDADAWDTQMLFLVQHGYRVIAHDRRGHGRSGQSSGGNDVDTYADDLAAVIEALDLKQVTLVGHSMGGGEIARYMGRHGTSRVAKAVLISAVVPLMLKTDSNPDGLPMSAFDNIRSNLAGNRSVFYTNLALPFYGFNRPNAKVEQGTVEEFWREGMAGSILGQYQCVQQFTVDYTADLKKIDVPTLILHGDDDQLVPVKVAAEMSAKIIKNARLKIYPGAPHGMCTTAAEQVNADLLAFLQS; encoded by the coding sequence GTGGATACGATCATCGGACAGCTTTCATCGAATCGTCGACAGGTACTCGCCGCCAGCGCCGGCGTGGCAGTCGCGGCGCTCACCGCGCCCGCCATCGCCATGGCCGAAGCGACGGCCGGCAACGGCCATGCGCGAACCGCCTCGCCCTCGCACGCCTCGCGCGGCGAGCGCTTCACCGCCGACTCCGTTACGGTGAAGGATGGCACGCGGATCTATTTCAAGGACTGGGGCAGCGGCAAACCCGTCGTGCTCTCGCATGGCTGGCCGCTCGACGCCGACGCATGGGACACCCAGATGCTGTTCCTCGTGCAGCACGGCTACCGCGTGATCGCCCACGACCGCCGCGGCCACGGGCGCTCCGGCCAGTCGTCGGGGGGCAACGACGTGGATACCTACGCCGACGATCTCGCCGCCGTCATCGAGGCACTCGATCTCAAGCAGGTCACGCTCGTCGGACACTCCATGGGCGGCGGCGAGATCGCGCGTTACATGGGGCGCCATGGCACGTCGCGCGTGGCGAAGGCCGTGCTGATCAGCGCGGTCGTGCCGCTCATGCTCAAGACCGACAGCAATCCGGATGGCTTGCCCATGTCGGCATTCGATAACATCCGTTCGAATCTCGCCGGTAATCGTTCGGTGTTCTACACGAATCTCGCGCTGCCGTTCTACGGCTTCAACCGGCCGAATGCCAAAGTCGAACAAGGCACGGTCGAGGAATTCTGGCGCGAAGGCATGGCCGGTTCGATTCTCGGGCAATACCAGTGCGTGCAGCAATTCACTGTCGATTACACGGCCGACCTGAAGAAAATCGACGTGCCGACCTTGATCCTCCATGGCGACGACGACCAGTTGGTACCGGTCAAAGTCGCCGCTGAAATGTCCGCGAAAATCATCAAGAACGCCCGGCTGAAGATTTACCCGGGCGCCCCGCACGGCATGTGCACAACGGCAGCCGAGCAGGTCAACGCCGACCTGCTCGCCTTCCTGCAAAGCTAG
- a CDS encoding MFS transporter, giving the protein MGNNGSEGSIKRSSEFTIILAAPAIAGKQFRPSVKPLRDGFFRVEYANCALKRHRDRGVEVRHDWAGRRSAMGRAIMHEKAYAAECESVVVHCSREPEVRKRGLTLFALALGSFCIGTSEFASMGILQLFASALGVAVPRATDAITAYALGVVVGAPLVTLVCARLNRRTLLLVLMAMFVVGNLLSAMATSVTTLAMARFLSGLPQGAYFGAGAFVASYIVGPGGAGKAFAIVMSGLTIATIFGSPLATFLGQTLGWRETYLVVGVLAMLALAALWIWVPVNAALDGGPLAQELAALRRPSVAITMIVAALGVGSIFAVYTFIGPLVTDVARLHESVIPIALALFGVGMTAGNALGGRVADTHAARGLVIGFGSALAVLAVLAAFGANAAVLMPSLFGVGATMMFAIPTIQVRLTRFAPEAPTLMGAMNLASLNVANALGAWAGGTAISAGWGVLSAVWAGFGLTLAGLIVFVATLRWSPHVSVPANREAIVPADSSQSRT; this is encoded by the coding sequence GTGGGAAACAACGGCTCGGAGGGCAGCATAAAACGTTCTTCGGAATTCACGATAATCCTCGCGGCACCGGCAATCGCCGGAAAACAATTCAGGCCGAGTGTGAAACCATTGCGCGACGGATTCTTTCGCGTTGAATACGCAAATTGCGCATTGAAACGGCACCGCGACCGCGGTGTCGAGGTCAGGCATGATTGGGCCGGGCGCCGGAGCGCAATGGGGAGAGCGATCATGCACGAGAAAGCGTATGCGGCGGAATGCGAGTCGGTGGTCGTTCATTGCTCGCGCGAACCCGAAGTGCGCAAACGCGGCTTGACGTTATTCGCGCTGGCGCTCGGCAGCTTTTGCATCGGCACATCCGAATTCGCGAGCATGGGAATACTGCAATTGTTCGCCTCGGCGCTGGGTGTCGCCGTTCCCAGAGCGACCGATGCGATCACGGCCTATGCATTGGGTGTCGTGGTCGGAGCGCCGCTGGTCACGCTCGTGTGTGCGCGACTGAATCGCAGAACCTTATTGCTCGTTCTGATGGCGATGTTCGTCGTGGGCAATCTGCTCTCGGCCATGGCAACGAGCGTCACGACCCTCGCAATGGCGCGCTTTCTCAGCGGCTTGCCTCAGGGCGCGTATTTCGGCGCGGGTGCCTTCGTCGCGTCGTATATCGTCGGCCCCGGCGGTGCGGGCAAGGCGTTCGCGATCGTGATGTCGGGGCTGACTATCGCGACGATCTTCGGGTCGCCGCTCGCCACTTTTCTGGGGCAGACGCTCGGTTGGCGCGAGACCTACCTCGTAGTGGGCGTCCTCGCCATGCTCGCACTCGCGGCGCTGTGGATCTGGGTGCCCGTGAACGCCGCGCTGGACGGCGGCCCGCTCGCACAGGAACTCGCCGCGTTGCGCCGGCCTTCGGTCGCGATCACGATGATCGTGGCCGCGCTGGGCGTTGGCAGTATCTTCGCGGTGTACACCTTCATCGGTCCGCTCGTCACGGACGTTGCGAGACTGCATGAATCCGTGATTCCCATTGCGCTCGCGCTCTTCGGGGTCGGCATGACGGCGGGCAATGCGTTGGGCGGACGGGTGGCCGATACGCACGCGGCACGCGGGCTCGTTATTGGATTCGGCAGTGCGCTCGCCGTGCTGGCCGTGCTCGCCGCGTTCGGGGCCAATGCGGCCGTGCTGATGCCGTCGCTCTTCGGTGTCGGGGCGACGATGATGTTCGCCATTCCCACCATACAGGTCCGTCTGACGCGCTTCGCGCCCGAAGCTCCCACGCTGATGGGGGCGATGAATCTCGCTTCCCTGAACGTTGCCAATGCACTCGGTGCGTGGGCGGGCGGGACCGCGATCAGTGCGGGGTGGGGGGTGCTTTCCGCCGTGTGGGCAGGGTTCGGCCTGACGCTCGCGGGGCTGATCGTGTTCGTCGCTACGCTGCGTTGGTCGCCGCACGTCTCGGTGCCGGCGAACAGGGAAGCGATCGTTCCGGCGGATTCGTCGCAATCCCGAACGTGA
- a CDS encoding response regulator transcription factor yields MNVQPAGVAHFDAPTVFVVEDDDDVRESLEQLLRSVGMQANAFSGGEALIGAFEAEPISGPACIVLDVRLRGASGLMVQRELARRGIAHPVIFITGHGDIVMTVKAMKAGAVNFLTKPVRDQDLLEAIAEAVDLDRTRIAEELATQDIKNRWLELTPRQRQVMHFVACGMPNREIAEELGITEITVKIYRGEGMRRLGTRTLGEFLSKARMLGIAAVTSPNTPGAP; encoded by the coding sequence GTGAACGTTCAACCTGCCGGCGTGGCTCATTTCGATGCGCCGACCGTGTTCGTGGTCGAAGACGACGACGACGTGCGGGAATCCCTGGAGCAGCTATTGAGATCCGTGGGGATGCAGGCCAATGCCTTCTCCGGCGGCGAGGCGTTGATCGGAGCCTTCGAGGCGGAGCCTATCTCCGGTCCGGCGTGCATCGTCCTCGACGTGCGCTTGCGCGGCGCCAGCGGTCTCATGGTGCAGCGCGAGCTGGCACGGCGTGGCATTGCGCATCCCGTCATTTTCATCACGGGGCATGGCGACATCGTCATGACCGTCAAGGCCATGAAGGCGGGCGCCGTCAATTTCCTCACCAAGCCGGTTCGCGATCAGGATTTGCTCGAAGCCATTGCGGAGGCCGTCGACCTCGATCGAACCCGTATTGCGGAAGAATTGGCCACTCAAGATATCAAGAACCGCTGGCTCGAATTGACGCCACGGCAGCGGCAGGTCATGCATTTCGTGGCCTGCGGCATGCCGAACCGTGAAATTGCGGAAGAATTGGGTATCACCGAAATCACCGTCAAGATTTATCGGGGTGAGGGCATGAGGCGTCTCGGCACGCGAACGCTGGGCGAATTTCTTTCCAAGGCCCGCATGCTAGGCATTGCCGCGGTCACGTCGCCCAACACCCCCGGCGCGCCTTAG
- a CDS encoding GlcG/HbpS family heme-binding protein: MPRTYLTLTLEDAKRMLSAAESKATSLGIAYNIAVVDAGGHLLAFARQNGALIGSINLAIDKAVTARIFDKATDDLAKLSQSGMPLFGIQESNEGKVVIFGGGVPVVIDGAIVGAVGASAGTVEQDIDVATAAIAALNA, from the coding sequence ATGCCACGCACTTATCTCACCCTCACGCTCGAAGACGCAAAACGGATGTTGTCGGCGGCCGAGTCGAAAGCGACCAGCCTCGGCATTGCCTACAACATTGCCGTGGTCGACGCGGGCGGCCATTTGCTCGCATTCGCGCGGCAGAACGGCGCGCTGATCGGCAGCATCAATCTCGCCATCGACAAAGCCGTGACCGCACGCATCTTCGACAAGGCCACCGACGATCTCGCCAAGCTCTCGCAGTCGGGTATGCCGCTCTTCGGCATACAGGAAAGCAACGAGGGCAAGGTCGTGATCTTCGGCGGCGGTGTACCCGTTGTGATCGACGGTGCCATTGTCGGGGCGGTGGGCGCGAGCGCGGGCACCGTCGAACAGGATATCGACGTGGCGACGGCGGCCATTGCCGCGCTGAATGCCTGA
- a CDS encoding DUF4148 domain-containing protein — protein MKRSRVAGIVLLLGGAPLHTLAQTASGPVTRAAVIEHLVDVERAGFLPTQASSLRFPFNVEAAEARVAAQHATRSSEPRTDTADEAQTVEPPR, from the coding sequence ATGAAACGCTCACGGGTTGCGGGAATTGTCTTGCTGCTGGGCGGCGCGCCACTGCACACGCTCGCGCAAACCGCGAGCGGCCCCGTTACGCGCGCCGCGGTGATCGAGCATCTGGTCGACGTCGAACGCGCCGGCTTCCTGCCCACCCAGGCGTCGAGCCTGCGCTTCCCCTTCAATGTGGAAGCGGCCGAAGCGCGCGTCGCCGCGCAACACGCGACGCGTTCGAGCGAACCGCGGACCGATACCGCCGACGAGGCGCAAACTGTTGAGCCACCGCGTTGA
- a CDS encoding NAD-dependent succinate-semialdehyde dehydrogenase: MPYRSVNPATGELVKSFDNHSDAEVSAALDSAHAFYRSSWAQGSIEPRLAVLARVAELLVERSEELAEIITTEMGKRIDEARAEVRLCADIARYYADHAGTFLAPHPLETAQGDAWIEYHAIGVIVAVEPWNFPYYQLIRVAAPNLAIGNPVLAKHASIVPRAALAFEGIMHAAGAPKGAWTNLFASSGQIAVLIEDDRVQGVALTGSEKAGSVVASQAGKYLKKSVMELGGADVFVVLDDADIGKAVAAGAAARLFGAGQVCNGAKRFLVHEKVIAAFLDKFTTLFANTKIGDPMDERVGLGPLCSIDARNEIAAQVERAVKEGATLHYGGSAVAGPGAWFQPTILTHITRDNPAYFEEFFGPVAQVYVVRSDDEIVELANDSHFGLSGAIFTADIERGKALAARIETGSVWINTRSSTAPELPFGGIKRSGYGRELSEFGIKELVNQKMVVVARA, from the coding sequence ATGCCGTATCGCAGTGTGAACCCCGCAACCGGGGAATTAGTAAAAAGCTTCGATAATCATTCGGATGCCGAAGTTTCGGCCGCACTCGATAGCGCGCACGCGTTCTACCGCTCGAGCTGGGCTCAGGGTTCGATCGAACCGCGTCTGGCCGTGCTGGCGCGCGTGGCCGAATTGCTGGTGGAGCGCAGCGAGGAGCTGGCTGAAATCATCACGACGGAAATGGGCAAGCGCATTGACGAAGCGCGGGCCGAAGTCCGTCTATGCGCCGACATCGCGCGCTATTACGCGGATCACGCGGGGACCTTTCTCGCGCCTCACCCACTGGAAACGGCACAAGGCGACGCGTGGATCGAGTATCACGCGATTGGCGTGATCGTTGCAGTCGAACCGTGGAACTTCCCGTATTACCAGCTGATACGCGTGGCGGCGCCGAATCTCGCGATCGGCAACCCGGTACTGGCCAAGCACGCGAGCATCGTGCCGCGCGCGGCGCTGGCGTTCGAGGGCATCATGCATGCCGCGGGCGCACCTAAAGGCGCCTGGACCAACTTGTTCGCGTCGAGCGGGCAGATTGCCGTGCTGATCGAGGACGATCGCGTGCAGGGCGTGGCGCTCACGGGTTCGGAGAAAGCGGGTAGCGTGGTCGCCTCGCAAGCGGGCAAATATCTCAAGAAGTCGGTGATGGAACTCGGCGGCGCCGACGTGTTCGTCGTGCTCGACGACGCCGATATCGGCAAGGCGGTGGCGGCCGGAGCCGCTGCCCGGCTGTTCGGTGCCGGGCAGGTTTGCAACGGAGCAAAACGCTTTCTGGTGCACGAGAAAGTCATTGCCGCGTTCCTCGACAAGTTCACCACGCTGTTCGCGAACACGAAGATCGGCGACCCCATGGACGAACGCGTGGGTCTCGGCCCGCTGTGTTCCATCGACGCGCGCAACGAGATCGCGGCGCAGGTCGAGCGGGCCGTGAAAGAGGGCGCAACGCTGCACTACGGCGGCTCCGCGGTCGCGGGGCCCGGCGCCTGGTTTCAGCCGACCATTCTCACCCACATCACGCGTGACAACCCCGCGTACTTCGAAGAATTTTTCGGCCCCGTGGCCCAAGTGTATGTCGTGCGCAGCGACGACGAAATCGTCGAACTCGCCAACGACTCGCACTTCGGTCTTTCCGGGGCCATTTTCACGGCGGATATCGAGAGAGGCAAGGCGCTGGCAGCCCGGATCGAGACGGGATCGGTCTGGATCAACACACGCTCGTCCACGGCGCCCGAGCTTCCGTTCGGCGGAATCAAGCGATCGGGCTACGGTCGCGAGCTTTCCGAATTCGGCATCAAGGAGCTTGTGAACCAGAAGATGGTGGTCGTTGCCCGCGCTTGA
- a CDS encoding type 1 glutamine amidotransferase domain-containing protein, which yields MKILVVLTSHDQLGNTGRKTGFWLEELAAPWYVFKDAGVEVTLASPKGGQAPLDPKSNEPANQTDQTRRFEADAAAKAALASTAKLKDVAHDEFDGVFYPGGHGPMWDLAEDRDSIDLIARTIAAGKPVALVCHAPGVLRHVIGADGAPLVKGKTVTGFSNSEEEAVGLTKVVPFLVEDELKAKGGKYSSVADWQPYVLDDGLLITGQNPASSAPGAKALVTKLRQMGK from the coding sequence GTGAAGATTCTCGTGGTTCTGACTTCGCACGATCAGCTGGGCAACACGGGCCGCAAGACAGGTTTCTGGCTGGAAGAACTCGCTGCGCCCTGGTATGTGTTCAAGGATGCGGGCGTGGAGGTGACGCTCGCCTCGCCGAAAGGCGGTCAGGCGCCGCTCGACCCGAAGAGCAACGAGCCTGCCAATCAGACGGATCAGACCCGGCGCTTCGAAGCCGACGCCGCGGCCAAGGCCGCACTGGCCAGCACCGCAAAACTCAAGGACGTCGCGCACGACGAGTTCGACGGTGTCTTTTATCCGGGCGGCCACGGACCGATGTGGGATCTGGCCGAGGATCGGGATTCGATCGACCTGATCGCGCGCACGATCGCAGCGGGCAAACCGGTCGCGCTCGTTTGCCATGCGCCGGGTGTATTGCGCCACGTGATTGGCGCCGACGGCGCGCCGCTGGTGAAAGGCAAAACCGTCACCGGCTTTTCGAATTCCGAAGAGGAGGCGGTTGGTTTGACGAAGGTGGTGCCGTTCCTCGTGGAAGACGAACTGAAGGCGAAGGGCGGCAAATACTCGAGTGTCGCGGACTGGCAGCCTTACGTGCTGGACGACGGCCTGTTGATCACCGGCCAGAACCCGGCGTCGTCTGCGCCGGGCGCGAAAGCCCTGGTGACCAAATTGAGGCAAATGGGCAAGTAA